The following proteins are encoded in a genomic region of Sulfurospirillum arsenophilum NBRC 109478:
- a CDS encoding arsenate reductase (azurin) large subunit — translation MALTLNDRLPIPHKNAEVKNVTCEFCIVGCGYKSYKWPLGTEGTYKNNALGLDLSQQQPTYGDWCSERMFNTITDRDGKKYNLMVIPDKECVVNIGQNSVRGGMMGVSTFNASSPTKDRLKEPQIFRGGMLMETSWEEATTIIAKVYKKIIDNDGADEISHKTFDHGGGGGGFENTWGTGKLFHTAIGTASASIHNRPAYNSEVHSSREMGVGELNSSYYDTSISDTMVVIGCNPYECQTNLFNIHMQANLDGSSLANKKKEYDKGESASNGKIIFIDPRRQASITNAIAIAGKENVLHLQIKPGQDITLMNALVTYIMEQGWEAKEFIKNHTENFDAMYKVNKVSLEYASSITNISVADIKKAAEWIAKPKPSGHRPRNAIYYEKGIIWGIKNYENVASIVNLALVTHSVGRVGTGVCRAGGHQEGYTRPEYNGPSRQNLAVIDTDIIEGKYLVYSIWGTNPFGQSIATQRLRNAVTKRSQIVKDAINGYHGNNLDELADIIYNACKSGGLFVVDIDIYPTQSSERAHIVLPAATTMEMNLTSMSGERRMRLSEKVMDAPGSAKPDCLIAADIANALKAEYLKAGNKTMAKRFEGFDWKNEEDSFKDGFAGQGSKMASQGGSTGTLATYKLLREAGNNGVQLPIVKVENGKLIGTRLHYADGKFGTKSGRATFLPTPQPAMPKQVAKQVKRYKYWVNSGRINEVWQSNYHTGRLEFTAKRWPMAPLEIHPNDAKELGVTSGDIVQLSNDYGSTRAIAIVTDVVRKGEVFGAFGFQNSIINDLCTDYVDPDTKIPFYKGTAANIVKVGRSEGLIKDMTFLERA, via the coding sequence ATGGCACTAACTTTAAACGATAGACTACCCATTCCTCATAAAAATGCTGAAGTTAAAAATGTTACCTGTGAGTTTTGTATTGTCGGTTGTGGCTACAAATCTTACAAATGGCCTCTTGGAACAGAGGGAACCTATAAAAACAATGCGCTAGGCCTTGATCTTTCACAGCAACAGCCTACCTATGGTGACTGGTGTAGTGAACGGATGTTTAACACGATTACGGATCGAGATGGCAAAAAATACAACCTGATGGTTATTCCCGATAAAGAGTGTGTGGTCAACATTGGACAAAACTCTGTTCGTGGTGGGATGATGGGTGTTTCAACCTTCAATGCCTCAAGCCCGACCAAAGACAGACTCAAAGAGCCTCAAATTTTTCGTGGTGGAATGCTGATGGAAACCTCATGGGAAGAAGCAACAACCATCATCGCAAAAGTGTACAAAAAGATCATCGATAACGATGGCGCAGATGAAATTTCGCATAAAACCTTTGACCATGGTGGCGGTGGCGGTGGCTTTGAAAACACATGGGGAACAGGCAAGCTCTTTCACACGGCTATTGGTACCGCATCGGCTTCGATTCACAATCGCCCTGCGTATAACTCGGAAGTTCACTCAAGTCGTGAAATGGGCGTTGGTGAGCTTAACAGCAGTTATTATGACACGAGTATCTCCGATACCATGGTGGTCATCGGTTGTAATCCATACGAGTGTCAAACCAACCTGTTCAACATTCACATGCAAGCCAATCTCGATGGCAGTAGCTTAGCGAACAAGAAAAAAGAGTATGACAAAGGCGAGAGCGCATCTAATGGCAAAATTATCTTCATTGATCCTAGACGCCAAGCTTCTATTACCAACGCTATTGCGATTGCAGGTAAAGAGAATGTACTTCATCTTCAGATCAAACCAGGTCAAGATATTACACTCATGAACGCACTTGTCACGTACATCATGGAGCAAGGCTGGGAAGCTAAAGAATTCATCAAAAACCATACTGAGAATTTTGATGCAATGTATAAAGTCAATAAAGTCTCCCTAGAGTATGCCTCTTCTATCACAAATATCAGTGTCGCTGACATCAAAAAAGCAGCCGAATGGATCGCTAAACCCAAACCAAGCGGACACCGTCCTCGCAATGCAATTTACTATGAAAAAGGCATTATTTGGGGTATTAAAAACTACGAAAACGTCGCTTCCATTGTCAATCTAGCGCTTGTAACGCACAGTGTGGGTCGTGTGGGAACAGGTGTGTGTCGAGCAGGCGGTCACCAAGAAGGCTACACAAGACCTGAATACAATGGACCAAGTAGGCAAAATCTTGCGGTCATCGACACCGACATCATTGAGGGTAAATACCTTGTCTATTCTATCTGGGGAACCAACCCGTTTGGTCAGTCTATCGCGACACAACGCCTTAGAAATGCAGTGACAAAGAGAAGTCAAATTGTCAAAGATGCGATTAACGGTTATCATGGAAACAACCTTGATGAACTCGCTGATATTATCTACAACGCGTGTAAATCAGGTGGACTTTTTGTCGTCGATATAGACATCTACCCAACGCAATCGAGTGAGCGAGCACACATTGTATTGCCAGCGGCGACAACGATGGAGATGAACCTCACGTCTATGAGTGGAGAACGTAGAATGCGTCTGTCTGAAAAAGTTATGGACGCGCCTGGTAGTGCCAAACCAGACTGTCTCATTGCGGCAGATATTGCCAATGCGCTTAAAGCTGAGTACCTCAAAGCAGGCAATAAAACCATGGCAAAACGCTTTGAAGGCTTTGACTGGAAAAATGAAGAAGATTCATTTAAAGATGGTTTTGCAGGTCAGGGTTCAAAGATGGCAAGTCAAGGAGGCTCAACTGGGACGCTTGCTACCTATAAACTTTTACGAGAAGCGGGTAATAACGGCGTTCAACTTCCTATCGTTAAAGTCGAAAATGGCAAGCTTATCGGCACACGTCTTCATTACGCTGATGGCAAATTTGGCACGAAATCAGGTCGTGCGACGTTCTTACCAACACCACAACCTGCCATGCCAAAACAGGTCGCGAAACAGGTCAAACGCTACAAATACTGGGTCAATTCAGGACGTATCAATGAAGTATGGCAGTCAAACTACCACACAGGTCGCCTCGAATTTACCGCAAAACGATGGCCGATGGCTCCGCTTGAGATTCACCCCAATGATGCTAAAGAGCTTGGCGTTACGAGTGGTGACATTGTTCAGCTCAGTAACGATTATGGCTCCACACGAGCCATCGCGATTGTGACGGATGTGGTGCGTAAAGGCGAAGTTTTTGGTGCTTTTGGTTTCCAAAATTCCATTATCAATGACCTCTGCACAGACTATGTTGATCCTGATACCAAAATTCCTTTCTACAAAGGAACTGCGGCAAACATCGTTAAAGTAGGACGCAGCGAGGGGCTTATCAAAGATATGACCTTCTTGGAACGCGCTTAA
- a CDS encoding arsenate reductase ArsC, whose amino-acid sequence MVKVLFVCIHNSARSQIAEELLRKYGGEAFSVQSAGLEPGVLNPLAVEVLKEEGIDITGKTTQSVFDLFKKGNLFHYVITVCDEGNSQRCPIFPGQTSRIHWSFKDPSGFTGTHEENVAQTRAVKEEIKEAVLAFIETLKK is encoded by the coding sequence ATGGTAAAAGTTTTATTTGTTTGTATTCACAACAGTGCACGAAGTCAAATAGCAGAAGAGCTTCTTAGAAAATACGGTGGAGAGGCATTTAGTGTTCAAAGTGCAGGTTTAGAGCCTGGTGTTTTAAATCCTTTAGCCGTTGAAGTTCTCAAAGAAGAGGGTATTGATATAACAGGGAAGACAACGCAATCGGTGTTTGACTTGTTTAAAAAAGGAAACTTATTTCATTATGTGATTACGGTGTGTGATGAGGGCAATAGCCAACGATGTCCTATTTTCCCTGGTCAAACGAGTCGTATTCATTGGAGTTTTAAAGACCCTAGTGGTTTTACGGGTACACATGAAGAGAATGTAGCGCAAACCAGAGCCGTCAAAGAAGAGATTAAAGAAGCGG
- a CDS encoding arsenate reductase (azurin) small subunit, with the protein MVNVEEKHTRREFLKFSALGLSAVAAVPSLVAGETHSTMSVYEGYKKSRVGSLAQLKKAGEIDFSYPDGNALCKAVYVNNEVKAYSIICTHKGCPTVYNKEKALFECPCHFTKYDAKKDGQMVIGHATGRLPRVLLEISGDDIFAIGVDGLIFGRINNNVG; encoded by the coding sequence ATGGTGAACGTAGAAGAGAAACATACTCGAAGAGAATTTCTAAAATTCTCTGCTTTAGGTCTTAGCGCTGTAGCTGCTGTACCCTCGCTCGTTGCAGGCGAAACACACTCTACCATGTCTGTGTATGAAGGTTACAAAAAGAGTAGAGTTGGTTCTCTTGCTCAACTCAAAAAAGCAGGTGAAATCGACTTTTCTTATCCTGATGGAAACGCTTTGTGTAAAGCGGTGTATGTAAATAATGAAGTCAAAGCGTACAGCATTATCTGCACCCATAAAGGCTGTCCAACCGTTTACAACAAAGAGAAAGCACTGTTTGAGTGTCCCTGTCACTTTACAAAATATGACGCAAAAAAAGATGGACAAATGGTCATCGGTCATGCGACAGGCAGACTGCCACGTGTCCTTTTAGAGATCAGTGGCGATGACATCTTTGCCATTGGCGTCGATGGGCTCATCTTTGGTCGCATCAACAATAACGTAGGTTAA